In the Mycolicibacterium thermoresistibile genome, one interval contains:
- a CDS encoding HugZ family protein — translation MTVRDHGDPGDAPTIPPPLQPPRNPARPSAAEEARTIVASTNTATLATLTADGDPWASFVTYGDLDGAPVLCVSDLAEHGRNLDADPRASIAIVAPDDAGAQTDPLARARVTLAGVAERPTGAELTAAREAHLNAVAAARFYIDYSDFTVWLLRVHRVRWVGGYGRMDSATGADYAAAEPDPVRPRAARAVAHLNDDHADALTAMARVLGGYPDTRSAVCTGADRYGLDLRVDTERGVAHTRVGYPAPLRSIDELRSAAVELTRMAREGA, via the coding sequence GTGACGGTCCGTGACCACGGCGACCCGGGCGACGCCCCGACGATTCCGCCTCCCCTGCAACCCCCGCGGAACCCGGCCCGCCCGTCGGCCGCCGAGGAAGCGCGCACCATCGTGGCGTCGACCAACACCGCGACGCTTGCCACGTTGACCGCCGACGGTGACCCCTGGGCGTCGTTCGTGACCTACGGCGACCTGGACGGCGCACCGGTGCTGTGTGTGTCCGATCTCGCCGAACACGGCCGCAACCTGGACGCCGACCCACGCGCCAGCATCGCGATCGTCGCCCCGGACGACGCCGGCGCGCAGACCGACCCACTGGCCCGCGCCCGGGTGACGTTGGCCGGGGTGGCCGAACGTCCCACCGGCGCCGAACTGACCGCTGCCCGGGAGGCGCACCTCAACGCCGTCGCCGCGGCCAGGTTCTACATCGACTACAGCGATTTCACGGTGTGGCTGCTGCGTGTGCACCGGGTCCGCTGGGTGGGCGGGTACGGCCGGATGGATTCGGCCACCGGCGCCGACTACGCCGCCGCCGAACCGGATCCGGTGCGGCCCCGGGCGGCCCGGGCGGTGGCCCACCTCAACGACGACCACGCCGACGCGCTGACCGCGATGGCCCGGGTGCTCGGCGGTTACCCGGACACCCGGTCGGCGGTCTGCACCGGCGCCGACCGCTACGGCCTGGATCTCCGGGTGGACACCGAACGCGGGGTGGCCCACACCCGGGTCGGTTATCCGGCCCCGCTGCGATCGATCGATGAATTGCGTTCGGCTGCAGTCGAGTTGACCCGTATGGCCCGCGAGGGCGCCTGA
- the pyrE gene encoding orotate phosphoribosyltransferase, whose translation MTAAPDRPASWQEAFELIRTRGYERRAEPFRLASGQLSHDYIDGKYAVDTGTRLELVSRAVVELAAAHDIEFDAVGGLTMGADPLAHGIAIVTGKAWFSVRKEQKSRGREQWIEGTRLAPGTRVLLVDDVISTGGSTLQAYERVTEAGAVVTGVIPMVDRGDSAARLFAERGVPFVALVTYRDLGIEPVQAVDPAT comes from the coding sequence ATGACTGCCGCGCCCGACCGTCCGGCCTCCTGGCAGGAGGCCTTCGAGTTGATCCGCACCCGCGGGTATGAACGACGCGCCGAACCGTTCCGGCTCGCCAGCGGTCAACTCAGCCACGACTACATCGACGGCAAGTACGCCGTGGACACCGGCACCCGGCTGGAACTGGTCAGCCGGGCGGTCGTGGAACTGGCCGCCGCGCACGACATCGAGTTCGACGCGGTGGGCGGCCTGACGATGGGTGCCGATCCGCTGGCGCACGGCATCGCGATCGTCACCGGCAAGGCCTGGTTCTCGGTCCGCAAGGAACAGAAGTCCCGAGGCCGCGAACAGTGGATCGAGGGCACCCGGTTGGCCCCCGGCACCCGGGTGCTGCTGGTCGACGACGTGATCAGCACCGGCGGTTCGACGCTGCAGGCCTACGAGCGGGTGACCGAGGCGGGCGCGGTCGTCACCGGGGTGATCCCGATGGTCGACCGCGGCGATTCGGCCGCGCGCCTGTTCGCCGAGCGCGGCGTTCCCTTCGTCGCCCTGGTCACCTACCGGGATCTCGGTATCGAACCGGTGCAGGCGGTCGACCCGGCGACCTAG
- a CDS encoding TIGR03668 family PPOX class F420-dependent oxidoreductase, whose translation MAPGNPSGVPSSGPDPHGFDPEAMFAAAPVAALATVGSDGQPHLVPVVFAVHGGAVYTAVDAKPKTTQRLRRLVNIEANPRVSLLVDHYTEDWTQLWWVRADGIATIHRSGEQMATGYALLRRKYPQYQRITLDGPVVAVEIRHWSSWHA comes from the coding sequence ATGGCCCCCGGCAATCCCAGCGGAGTCCCCTCCAGCGGGCCCGACCCGCACGGGTTCGACCCCGAGGCGATGTTCGCCGCCGCGCCGGTGGCGGCCCTGGCGACGGTCGGGTCCGACGGTCAGCCCCACCTGGTCCCGGTGGTCTTCGCCGTGCACGGCGGCGCCGTCTACACCGCGGTCGACGCCAAGCCCAAGACCACCCAGCGGTTGCGGCGGCTGGTCAACATCGAGGCCAATCCGCGGGTGAGCCTGCTCGTCGACCACTACACCGAGGACTGGACCCAGCTGTGGTGGGTGCGCGCCGACGGTATCGCGACCATCCACCGCAGCGGTGAGCAGATGGCCACCGGCTACGCGCTGTTGCGCCGCAAATACCCGCAGTACCAACGCATCACGCTGGACGGCCCGGTCGTCGCCGTGGAGATCCGGCACTGGTCGTCCTGGCACGCCTGA
- a CDS encoding elongation factor G-like protein EF-G2, giving the protein MADRSNSSATGTAVPVADSPAAIRNVALVGPSGGGKTTLIEALLVATGVLNRPGSVIEGTTVCDFDEAEVAQQRSIALALAPLKYDGVKVNLLDTPGYADFVGELRAGLRAADCVLFVVAANEGVDASTRALWRECSEVGMPRAVAITKLDHPSADYAEALAGAQAAFGERVLPLFVPVDDGLLGLITKTHYRYSERARTLRPPDGAHTERIDTLRGELIEGVIEESEDETLMDRYLAGEDIDESVLLKDLEQAIARGSFFPVIPVCSTTGIGTLELLDIITRGFPAPPEHRLPEMFTPAGARRDPLPCDPAGPLLAEVVKTTSDPYVGRISLTRVFSGTIRPDTTVHVSGHFTAFFGTVPFGTGSFGTGSGPSGTAWTVGHTDHDEDERIGSLSFPLGKQQRPAPAVIAGDICAIGRLTRAETGDTLSDKDNPLVLKPWTMPEPLLPVAVRPRAKTDEDKLAVGLQRLNAEDPTLRIEQNPQTHQIVLWCMGEAHAQVVLDTLARRHGVAVDTVEVRVPLRETFGDKARGHGRHVKQSGGHGQYAVCDIEVEPLPEGSGFEFVDKVVGGAVPRQFIPSVEKGVRAQMEKGVAAGYPVVDIRVTLVDGKAHSVDSSDFAFQMAGALALREAAAATRIDLLEPVDEVTVVIPDDLVGPVMSDLAGRRGRVLGTEKTDEDRSAVRAEVPQIELTRYAVDLRSLAHGAGSFTRSFARYEPMPEAAAAKIRSQGT; this is encoded by the coding sequence GTGGCAGACAGGTCGAACTCTTCCGCAACGGGCACCGCCGTCCCGGTGGCCGACAGCCCGGCGGCGATCCGCAACGTGGCGCTGGTCGGGCCGTCCGGGGGCGGTAAGACCACGCTGATCGAGGCGCTGCTGGTGGCGACCGGCGTGCTGAACCGGCCCGGCTCGGTCATCGAGGGCACCACGGTCTGCGACTTCGACGAGGCCGAGGTCGCCCAGCAGCGGTCCATCGCGCTGGCGCTGGCGCCGCTCAAGTACGACGGGGTCAAGGTCAACCTGCTCGACACCCCGGGCTACGCCGATTTCGTCGGGGAACTGCGGGCCGGGCTGCGGGCCGCCGACTGTGTGTTGTTCGTGGTCGCCGCCAACGAGGGCGTCGACGCCTCCACCCGGGCGCTGTGGCGGGAATGCAGCGAGGTGGGGATGCCGCGCGCGGTGGCGATCACCAAACTCGACCATCCGAGCGCCGACTACGCCGAGGCGCTGGCCGGCGCCCAAGCGGCGTTCGGCGAACGGGTGCTTCCGCTCTTCGTCCCCGTCGACGACGGTCTGCTCGGCCTGATCACCAAGACCCACTACCGGTATTCGGAACGCGCCCGGACGCTGCGCCCGCCCGACGGTGCCCACACCGAACGCATCGACACCCTCCGCGGCGAGCTGATCGAGGGTGTGATCGAGGAGTCCGAGGACGAGACGCTGATGGACCGCTACCTCGCCGGGGAGGACATCGACGAGTCGGTGCTGCTCAAGGACCTCGAACAGGCGATCGCCCGGGGATCGTTCTTCCCGGTCATCCCGGTGTGCTCCACCACCGGGATCGGCACCCTGGAACTGCTCGACATCATCACCCGCGGATTCCCGGCACCGCCCGAACACCGGCTGCCCGAGATGTTCACCCCGGCCGGGGCCCGGCGCGATCCGCTGCCCTGCGATCCGGCCGGGCCGCTGCTGGCCGAGGTGGTCAAGACGACCTCGGACCCCTACGTCGGCAGGATCAGTCTGACCAGGGTGTTCTCCGGAACCATCAGGCCCGACACGACCGTTCACGTGTCGGGCCATTTCACGGCGTTCTTCGGCACCGTGCCGTTCGGGACCGGGTCCTTCGGGACCGGCAGCGGCCCGTCCGGGACGGCCTGGACCGTCGGCCACACCGACCACGATGAGGACGAGCGGATCGGTTCGCTGTCCTTTCCGCTCGGCAAACAGCAGCGTCCCGCCCCGGCGGTGATCGCCGGCGACATCTGTGCGATCGGCCGGCTCACCCGCGCGGAGACCGGTGACACGTTGTCGGACAAGGACAATCCCCTGGTACTCAAACCGTGGACCATGCCCGAACCGCTGTTGCCGGTGGCGGTGCGACCGCGTGCCAAGACCGATGAGGACAAGCTGGCGGTCGGGTTGCAGCGGCTCAACGCCGAGGACCCGACGTTGCGGATCGAGCAGAACCCGCAGACCCATCAGATCGTGTTGTGGTGCATGGGTGAAGCGCACGCCCAGGTGGTGCTCGACACGCTGGCCCGCCGCCACGGGGTCGCGGTGGACACCGTCGAGGTCCGCGTTCCGCTGCGAGAAACGTTCGGCGACAAGGCAAGAGGGCATGGCCGGCATGTCAAGCAGTCCGGTGGTCACGGTCAGTACGCGGTGTGCGACATCGAGGTGGAACCGCTGCCGGAGGGTTCCGGTTTCGAGTTCGTCGACAAGGTGGTCGGCGGTGCGGTGCCGCGTCAGTTCATCCCGAGCGTGGAGAAAGGGGTCCGCGCCCAGATGGAGAAGGGGGTGGCAGCCGGCTACCCCGTCGTCGACATCCGCGTGACGCTGGTCGACGGCAAGGCGCACAGCGTCGACTCGTCGGACTTCGCGTTTCAGATGGCCGGCGCCCTCGCGCTCCGGGAAGCCGCCGCGGCCACCCGCATCGACCTGCTCGAACCCGTCGACGAGGTGACCGTCGTCATTCCCGACGACCTCGTCGGACCGGTGATGAGTGATCTGGCCGGGCGCCGCGGCCGGGTGCTGGGCACCGAGAAGACCGACGAGGACCGCTCGGCGGTGCGTGCCGAGGTCCCGCAGATCGAATTGACCCGGTACGCAGTCGATCTGCGGTCGCTGGCGCACGGCGCCGGGTCGTTCACCCGCAGCTTCGCCCGCTACGAACCGATGCCCGAGGCGGCGGCCGCGAAGATCCGATCCCAGGGCACGTGA
- a CDS encoding epoxide hydrolase family protein translates to MPSVKPFRIAVPDDDLDDLRHRLARTRWPDRECVDDWGQGVPLDYVRDLAGYWADGYDWRAREAALNRFDQFITELDGLDIHFIHQRSPHPDAFPLLITHGWPGSIVEFHKVIGPLTDPTAHGGTAADAFHVVCPSLPGYGFSGKPTTTGWGVGRIATAWDELMARLGYDRYGAQGGDWGAAVTTELGRRGGRCVAIHTTMPLARPPADLTDPTPEEQRALAAARHYRRWDSGYAKQQSTRPQTLGYGLVDSPVGQLAWIVEKFWAWTDCDGHPENVLSRDELLDNVMLYWVTGSAASSARLYWESFAVFGSTDRVRVPTGVARFPREINQAPRHWCEAIYPITHWTDMPRGGHFAAFEQPELFVEDVRTFFRTIR, encoded by the coding sequence ATGCCCTCGGTCAAGCCGTTTCGCATCGCCGTTCCCGACGACGACCTCGACGACCTGCGCCACCGCCTGGCGCGCACCCGCTGGCCCGACCGCGAATGTGTCGACGACTGGGGGCAGGGCGTCCCGCTGGACTATGTGCGGGACCTGGCCGGGTACTGGGCCGACGGATACGACTGGCGGGCCCGGGAGGCCGCGCTGAACCGCTTCGATCAGTTCATCACCGAACTCGACGGGCTCGACATCCACTTCATCCATCAGCGCTCCCCGCATCCGGACGCGTTTCCGCTCCTGATCACCCACGGCTGGCCGGGCTCGATCGTGGAGTTCCACAAGGTCATCGGGCCGCTCACCGACCCGACGGCGCACGGCGGCACGGCCGCCGACGCGTTTCACGTGGTGTGCCCGTCACTGCCGGGTTACGGGTTCTCCGGTAAGCCGACGACGACCGGATGGGGTGTCGGCCGGATAGCGACCGCCTGGGATGAGTTGATGGCCCGGCTCGGCTATGACCGTTACGGCGCCCAGGGCGGCGACTGGGGCGCCGCCGTCACCACCGAACTCGGCCGCCGCGGCGGCCGGTGCGTGGCCATCCACACCACCATGCCGCTCGCCCGGCCACCGGCCGATCTGACCGATCCCACGCCGGAGGAGCAGCGGGCGCTGGCGGCCGCCCGGCACTACCGGCGCTGGGATTCCGGATACGCCAAACAGCAGTCGACCCGGCCGCAGACACTGGGCTACGGCCTGGTCGACTCGCCGGTCGGCCAGCTGGCCTGGATCGTCGAGAAGTTCTGGGCCTGGACGGACTGCGACGGCCACCCGGAGAACGTGCTGAGCCGTGACGAACTGCTGGACAACGTGATGCTGTACTGGGTGACCGGATCGGCGGCGTCGTCGGCACGGCTGTACTGGGAGAGTTTCGCGGTGTTCGGCTCCACGGACCGGGTCCGGGTGCCGACCGGGGTGGCGCGGTTCCCGCGCGAGATCAATCAGGCGCCGCGGCACTGGTGCGAGGCGATCTACCCGATCACCCACTGGACGGATATGCCGCGGGGAGGTCACTTCGCCGCGTTCGAACAGCCCGAACTGTTCGTCGAGGACGTCCGGACGTTCTTCCGCACCATCCGGTGA
- a CDS encoding DMT family transporter, with protein MLGQGLAVLLAVCAAVFAAVGIVVRQRATMDVPPEKGVSTVMIATLVRRRLWWIGTGAAVAGYALQAAALAFGSLILVQPILVSALLFALPLSARLGARRVSRGEWAWAAVLTVALAAFVLIAKPKPGDYQASIPGTVVVTVACVAGVTVCVVLAVRSLGWRRALLLATAVGVLFGVVAVLTKVWLHKLFTGGVAVGVTSPLLYLLILLGVLATLLQQSAFHAGSLQASVPTMLVLEPVVAVALGAAVLGEHLDINGWEPVPLALAGAAMFAATVALGRNEGAYEERLEVAALAQQSRSQQVRT; from the coding sequence GTGCTGGGCCAAGGACTGGCGGTGCTGCTGGCGGTGTGTGCAGCGGTGTTCGCCGCCGTCGGCATCGTGGTCCGCCAGCGCGCCACCATGGACGTGCCGCCCGAGAAGGGTGTGAGCACGGTGATGATCGCCACCCTGGTCCGGCGCCGGCTGTGGTGGATCGGCACCGGTGCGGCCGTCGCCGGATACGCCCTGCAGGCCGCCGCCCTGGCGTTCGGTTCGCTGATCCTGGTGCAGCCGATCCTGGTGTCGGCGTTGCTGTTCGCATTGCCGTTGAGCGCGCGGCTGGGGGCCCGGCGGGTCAGCCGCGGTGAATGGGCGTGGGCGGCCGTGCTCACCGTCGCGCTCGCCGCGTTCGTGTTGATCGCCAAACCCAAACCCGGCGACTACCAGGCGTCGATTCCCGGCACGGTCGTGGTGACGGTGGCCTGTGTGGCCGGGGTGACCGTCTGCGTGGTGTTGGCGGTGCGCAGTCTGGGCTGGCGGCGGGCGCTGCTGCTGGCCACCGCGGTCGGCGTGTTGTTCGGCGTCGTGGCGGTGCTGACGAAGGTGTGGTTGCACAAGCTGTTCACCGGCGGCGTCGCGGTCGGCGTGACCTCGCCGCTGCTCTACCTGCTGATCCTGCTCGGGGTGCTGGCGACCTTGCTGCAACAGTCGGCGTTCCACGCCGGTTCGCTGCAGGCGTCGGTGCCCACCATGCTGGTGCTGGAACCGGTGGTGGCCGTCGCGTTGGGCGCCGCGGTGCTGGGTGAGCATCTCGACATCAACGGCTGGGAGCCGGTGCCGCTGGCCCTCGCCGGGGCCGCGATGTTCGCGGCGACCGTCGCCCTGGGCCGCAACGAGGGCGCCTATGAGGAACGCCTCGAGGTGGCCGCCCTGGCCCAGCAGTCCCGGTCGCAGCAGGTCCGCACCTGA
- a CDS encoding PucR family transcriptional regulator has translation MVTLDRLVNVLGSYGVRLQFCPVPRSTEVRSVALHENAGGLRVTGDVLLAVGAESVAEAVRWAETAQAVVVLTRAGPDASRSCSDGAVAVLTVEPEVSWSELAAVVYGLVLEGRETESGRGPTDLFALADNLADAVGGPVTIEDRMSRVLAYSQRQQHADPARAQTILARQAPEPLRRLFEQLGVSEHLAAGDDPLFIAARPGHDLTGRTVIAVRAGRELLGSVWVVTPEPLDDGRRRALADGARTVALHLLRSRASADLERQVESDLVLRLLEGTSDAAGAAARLGLPQEALRIIAVRARSGVDRQGPLLLAFEHATTGFGWSRAGRSALAGDTVYTVLPADHAATARRWVEGLQAALPSEVTVSAGISGIADHTELPDARREADECLALHDALHDARPDTGSPDSDSDALAAVVYDESWHDVLLQRLRTAARAGRIPSRGPIAALHEHDLRHATQYVATLRSWLAAQGDPAAAGAVLGVHENTVRYRLRKMTAVTQLDLQDPDKRLAMMIELAAIEGPPILSG, from the coding sequence GTGGTCACCCTGGACCGCCTGGTCAACGTCCTCGGCAGTTACGGGGTCCGGCTGCAGTTCTGTCCGGTGCCCCGATCGACCGAGGTCCGCAGCGTCGCCCTGCACGAGAACGCCGGCGGTCTGAGGGTCACCGGCGACGTGTTGCTGGCCGTCGGGGCGGAGTCGGTGGCCGAGGCGGTGCGGTGGGCCGAGACCGCCCAGGCCGTCGTCGTCCTGACCCGGGCCGGACCCGACGCGTCGCGATCCTGCTCCGACGGGGCGGTCGCGGTGCTCACGGTGGAGCCGGAGGTGTCGTGGAGCGAGCTGGCCGCGGTGGTGTACGGGCTGGTCCTGGAGGGCCGGGAGACCGAATCCGGTCGGGGCCCGACGGATCTGTTCGCCCTGGCCGACAACCTCGCCGACGCGGTGGGCGGGCCGGTGACCATCGAGGACCGCATGTCCCGGGTGCTGGCGTACTCCCAGCGCCAGCAGCACGCCGACCCGGCGCGCGCGCAGACGATCCTGGCCCGGCAGGCGCCGGAGCCCCTGCGCCGGCTGTTCGAGCAGCTGGGGGTGTCCGAGCATCTGGCCGCCGGTGACGACCCGCTGTTCATCGCGGCCCGGCCCGGACACGATCTGACCGGGCGGACGGTCATCGCGGTCCGCGCGGGGCGGGAGCTGCTGGGTTCGGTGTGGGTGGTGACGCCCGAACCGCTGGACGACGGCCGGCGGCGGGCGCTGGCCGACGGTGCCCGCACCGTCGCCCTGCATCTGCTGCGCTCACGCGCGAGCGCCGATCTGGAACGGCAGGTGGAATCCGACCTGGTGCTGCGTCTGTTGGAAGGCACCTCCGACGCCGCGGGGGCGGCCGCTCGGCTGGGGCTGCCCCAGGAAGCGTTGCGGATCATCGCGGTGCGCGCCCGGTCGGGCGTCGATCGGCAGGGACCGCTGCTGCTGGCGTTCGAGCACGCCACCACCGGTTTCGGCTGGTCCCGGGCGGGGCGCAGCGCGTTGGCGGGTGACACGGTCTACACCGTGCTGCCCGCCGATCACGCGGCGACCGCGCGGCGCTGGGTGGAGGGGTTGCAGGCGGCCCTGCCCTCGGAGGTGACGGTGTCGGCGGGTATCAGCGGGATCGCCGATCACACCGAGTTGCCGGACGCCCGCCGGGAGGCCGACGAATGCCTGGCCCTGCACGACGCCCTGCACGACGCCCGGCCCGACACCGGCAGCCCCGACTCCGACAGTGACGCCCTCGCCGCGGTGGTGTACGACGAGTCCTGGCATGACGTGCTGCTGCAGCGATTGCGCACCGCGGCCCGCGCCGGCCGGATACCGTCCCGCGGACCGATCGCCGCGCTGCACGAGCATGATCTGCGGCACGCCACCCAGTACGTCGCGACCCTGCGCAGTTGGTTGGCCGCCCAGGGCGATCCGGCGGCGGCCGGCGCGGTACTCGGGGTGCACGAGAACACGGTGCGTTACCGGTTGCGGAAGATGACCGCTGTGACCCAACTCGATTTGCAGGACCCAGACAAGCGGTTGGCGATGATGATCGAGTTGGCCGCGATCGAGGGCCCACCGATATTATCGGGATAG
- a CDS encoding NAD(P)/FAD-dependent oxidoreductase → MSQRFAERVDGGPRSAIVIGAGIVGLSTAWFLQERGVDVCVVDRTGVAAGASWGNAGWISPGLAIPLNEPGVLRYGLRNLLSPTAPLHLPLTRDLRQWAFLTRFAANCRRSSWTRALLANKPLNDEAIEAYDVLTANGVDAPVTDAPITAVFRDPREAGRLRDELRRVAETGRDVEVTELSGADLRERVPLASAEITVGLEIHGQRYVDPARFVQALADSVVDRGATIHRMDITGVDSGPGGVTVHSAGGQELSAGAVVIATGAWLHQLAQRWVRVPVQAGRGYSFTVPVDRPVPAPVYLPEVRVACTPCAAGLRVAGTMEFRDPDAPLISKRVDAIVAAARPLLDGVRWDERGPSWVGPRPVTPDGRPLIGAVAEDVYVAAGHGMWGLTHGPVTGRLLAEQITTGKQPDVLDEFDPLR, encoded by the coding sequence ATGTCCCAGCGGTTCGCTGAGCGAGTCGATGGCGGGCCACGGTCGGCCATCGTGATCGGGGCCGGCATCGTCGGGCTCTCGACCGCCTGGTTCCTCCAGGAACGCGGTGTGGACGTGTGCGTCGTGGACCGCACCGGGGTGGCGGCGGGCGCGTCCTGGGGTAACGCCGGCTGGATCTCCCCCGGCCTGGCGATCCCCCTCAACGAACCCGGCGTGCTGCGCTACGGTTTGCGCAACCTGCTGAGCCCGACGGCGCCACTGCATCTACCACTGACCCGGGACCTGCGCCAGTGGGCGTTTCTGACCAGGTTCGCCGCGAACTGCCGCCGATCCTCGTGGACGCGGGCGCTGCTGGCCAACAAGCCGCTCAACGACGAGGCCATCGAGGCCTACGACGTGCTCACCGCCAACGGGGTCGACGCCCCGGTGACCGATGCGCCGATCACCGCGGTGTTCCGGGACCCGCGCGAGGCCGGCCGTCTGCGGGACGAACTGCGGCGGGTGGCGGAGACCGGTCGCGATGTCGAGGTCACCGAGCTCAGCGGAGCCGACCTGCGCGAGCGGGTGCCGTTGGCCTCCGCCGAGATCACCGTCGGCCTCGAGATCCACGGCCAGCGTTATGTCGACCCGGCCCGGTTCGTGCAGGCGTTGGCCGATTCGGTGGTCGACCGTGGCGCGACCATCCACCGGATGGACATCACCGGCGTCGACAGCGGACCGGGTGGGGTCACCGTGCACTCCGCCGGCGGTCAGGAGCTGTCGGCCGGGGCCGTGGTGATCGCCACCGGCGCCTGGCTGCATCAGCTGGCCCAGCGCTGGGTGAGGGTGCCGGTGCAGGCCGGTCGCGGCTACTCGTTCACCGTCCCGGTGGACCGGCCGGTGCCGGCGCCGGTGTATCTGCCGGAGGTCCGGGTGGCCTGCACGCCGTGCGCGGCCGGTCTGCGGGTGGCCGGAACGATGGAATTTCGGGATCCGGACGCCCCGTTGATATCGAAGCGGGTCGACGCGATCGTCGCCGCCGCCCGTCCGTTGCTCGACGGGGTGCGCTGGGACGAACGCGGACCGAGTTGGGTGGGGCCCCGACCGGTCACCCCGGACGGGCGTCCGTTGATCGGCGCGGTGGCCGAGGACGTGTACGTCGCAGCCGGCCACGGGATGTGGGGGTTGACCCACGGCCCCGTCACCGGGCGATTACTCGCCGAACAGATCACCACGGGTAAACAGCCCGACGTCCTGGACGAATTCGACCCGTTGCGCTGA
- a CDS encoding GreA/GreB family elongation factor has protein sequence MTTQRIWLTQEGYERLQQELHTLQELVNTAIDDDENTLDVQRARLERIHEIHEILGNAVVGEAPPDDGVAEPGMVVTVSYDDDPDDTETFLLGVRGAEEADDLEVYSLDSPLGSAIAGARTGETRTYQVPSGATVKVTLVSAVPYGSHHPTPAG, from the coding sequence ATGACAACTCAACGCATTTGGCTCACCCAGGAGGGCTACGAGCGGTTGCAGCAGGAGTTGCACACCCTGCAGGAGCTGGTGAACACCGCCATCGATGACGACGAGAACACCCTCGACGTGCAACGCGCCCGGCTGGAGCGGATCCACGAGATCCACGAGATCCTGGGCAACGCGGTGGTCGGGGAGGCGCCGCCGGACGACGGTGTGGCCGAGCCGGGCATGGTCGTGACGGTCAGCTACGACGATGACCCGGACGACACCGAGACGTTCCTGCTCGGCGTGCGCGGCGCCGAGGAGGCCGACGACCTCGAGGTGTACTCGCTGGACTCGCCGCTGGGTTCGGCGATCGCGGGTGCCCGGACCGGCGAGACCCGGACCTATCAGGTGCCCAGCGGGGCGACCGTGAAGGTGACGCTGGTGTCGGCGGTGCCTTACGGCTCGCACCACCCGACCCCGGCGGGCTGA
- a CDS encoding MFS transporter produces MSENPSIVSAPPAPDAVVIRKAVTGASIGNAVEWFDFAIYGFLATYIAANFFPAGDDTAALLNTFAIFAAAFVVRPLGGFFFGPLGDRIGRQRVLALVILLMSGATLTMGLLPTYESIGVLAPLLLLLLRCLQGFSAGGEYGGGAVYLAEFAPDRRRGLIVTFMAWSGVLGFLLGSVTVTALQVALPDQVMTDVGWRIPFLLAGPLGLIGLYIRLRLDDTPAFTALSEQEEVAQSPLREAVQTAWRSILQVIGLMIIFNVAYYVVFAYMPTYLIKELGLSSSDAFISSTIACVVALVLILPLAALSDRIGRKPLLVGGAIAFAVLAYPLFLLLNSGSTAAAMIAHAGLAAIESVVISVAVVTAVEQFTTRVRYSGMSVGYNVCVALFGGTTPYVMTWLIDTTANPLAPACAVTLAAVVSLGVVMTLRETAARPLAGTP; encoded by the coding sequence GTGTCCGAGAACCCCAGCATCGTCAGCGCACCGCCGGCACCCGATGCGGTGGTGATCCGCAAGGCCGTCACCGGCGCCTCCATCGGAAACGCCGTCGAGTGGTTCGACTTCGCCATCTACGGATTCCTCGCCACCTACATCGCGGCGAACTTCTTTCCGGCCGGGGACGACACCGCGGCGCTGCTGAACACGTTCGCGATCTTCGCGGCGGCGTTCGTGGTACGCCCCCTCGGTGGTTTCTTCTTCGGCCCGTTGGGCGACCGGATCGGCCGGCAGCGGGTGTTGGCCCTGGTGATCCTGCTGATGTCCGGGGCCACCCTCACCATGGGCCTGCTGCCCACCTACGAATCGATCGGTGTGCTGGCGCCCCTGCTGCTGTTGCTGCTGCGCTGCCTGCAGGGCTTCTCCGCCGGTGGAGAGTACGGCGGCGGCGCGGTGTACCTCGCGGAGTTCGCCCCGGACCGGCGCCGCGGCCTGATCGTGACCTTCATGGCCTGGTCGGGTGTGCTGGGCTTCCTGCTTGGCTCCGTCACGGTCACCGCGCTGCAGGTGGCGCTGCCGGATCAGGTGATGACCGACGTCGGGTGGCGCATCCCGTTCCTGCTGGCCGGTCCGCTCGGCCTGATCGGCCTGTACATCCGGCTGCGGCTCGACGACACCCCGGCGTTCACCGCGCTGAGCGAGCAGGAGGAGGTCGCCCAGTCGCCGCTGCGGGAGGCGGTGCAGACGGCGTGGCGGTCGATCCTGCAGGTGATCGGCCTGATGATCATCTTCAACGTGGCGTACTACGTGGTGTTCGCCTACATGCCGACCTACCTCATCAAAGAACTAGGCCTCAGCAGCTCCGACGCGTTCATCTCCAGCACGATCGCCTGCGTGGTGGCGCTGGTGCTTATCCTGCCGCTGGCCGCGCTGTCGGACCGGATCGGCCGCAAGCCGCTGCTGGTCGGCGGTGCGATCGCGTTCGCGGTGCTGGCGTATCCGCTGTTCCTGCTGCTGAACTCGGGTTCGACGGCGGCGGCCATGATCGCGCACGCCGGGCTGGCCGCCATCGAGTCGGTGGTGATCTCGGTGGCGGTGGTGACCGCGGTGGAACAGTTCACCACCCGGGTGCGCTACAGCGGCATGTCGGTGGGCTACAACGTCTGCGTCGCGCTGTTCGGCGGCACCACCCCGTACGTGATGACCTGGTTGATCGACACCACCGCCAACCCGCTGGCACCGGCCTGCGCCGTGACACTGGCGGCGGTGGTGTCGCTGGGGGTGGTCATGACCCTGCGGGAGACGGCGGCCCGGCCGTTGGCCGGGACGCCGTGA